A genomic region of Colletotrichum destructivum chromosome 1, complete sequence contains the following coding sequences:
- a CDS encoding Putative pre-mRNA processing factor 4 (PRP4), PRP4-like superfamily, pre-mRNA-splicing factor 18, with protein sequence MDFAALMSKELDKSKEATPASSSASSKYLKRADVEAKRREEYLAEQARIEAEREAKAASKRKREEDEAAEKKVREEKRQKLAEESRRRREEKEAEEERVRRKRLGLPELVKASSEDVAEVEDGMEDVPDGELAGRLRALGEPATLFGEGHVARLRRYRRLTTVVTKGPIPTTLQLVEEKDMKVDGAVPKDKEGRRWLFRQLASYFTMVLTEYERAMEQERRDTTASKTAYSAMVQSRENLKPLFRKFEKYDLDDDLLAPIIEIVKAAQERRYVDANDGYLRLSIGKAAWPIGVTMVGIHERSAREKLHNGERGHVMGDEVTRKYLQSIKRLLTFAQVRWPPTDVRQLMG encoded by the exons ATGGATTTCGCGGCGCTCATGTCCAAGGAGCTGGACAAGTCCAAGGAGGCGACACCGGCCTCATCCTCTGCCTCGTCCAAATACCTCAAgcgcgccgacgtcgaggcgaAGCGCAGGGAAGAGTACCTCGCCGAACAAGCgcgcatcgaggccgagcgggaggccaaggccgcgtCGAAACGCAAgcgcgaggaggacgaggcggccgagaagaaggtccgcgaggagaagcggcagaagctcgccgaggaatcacggcggcggcgcgaggagaaggaggcagaggaggagCGCGTCCGGCGCAAGCGGCTGGGCCTGCCGgagctcgtcaaggccaGTAGCgaagacgtcgccgaggtcgaggacggcatgGAGGACGTGCCGGACGGGGAGCTCGCCGGCAGGCTGCGCGCGCTGGGCGAGCCAGCGACGCTCTTTGGCGAGGGACACGTGGCGAGGCTGAGGCGGTACCGACGGCTCACGACGGTGGTCACAAAGGGCCCCATCCCGACGACGTTGCagctggtcgaggagaaggacatgaaggtcgacggcgcggtgcccaaggacaaggaggggCGGAGGTGGCTGTTCAGGCAGCTGGCGTCCTACTTCACCATGGTCCTGACCGAGTACGAGAGGGCCATGGAGCAGGAGCGGCGCGACACGACCGCGAGCAAGACGGCCTACAGCGCCATGGTGCAGAGCCGCGAGAACCTCAAGCCG CTGTTCCGCAAGTTCGAAAAGTacgacctcgacgatgacctcCTCGCGCCCATCATCGagatcgtcaaggccgcGCAGGAGCGCCGCtacgtcgacgccaacgacggcTACCTCCGCCTCTCGATCGGCAAGGCCGCCTGGCCCATCGGCGTCACCATGGTCGGTATCCACGAGCGCAGCGCCCGCGAGAAGCTGCACAACGGCGAGCGCGGGCACGTcatgggcgacgaggtcacGCGCAAGTACCTGCAGAGCATCAAGCGCCTCCTCACCTTTGCACAGGTCCGCTGGCCGCCCACCGACGTGCGGCAGCTCATGGGATGA
- a CDS encoding Putative centromere protein Mis12, which produces MSSSDASSGPQSRTPPPTTTPFQQTIRKPSAIMAQPNIIDVELLTEHLGYAPISLLDSIINNVNAVADKTLDRVEQGLSRAPPKALGFEKALKQRKPPPGASVDVEETAKLEIIDGVHKLETLLCAAIDKNFDKYELYVMRNILGIQPSHRNWMRLAHYNGLEFDVAREDAPTRESVDALRKKLQASQRLNVMLHAEQAKNAALLAKLRGVMGGKPAGPRASLVEVKVEGADDGAPLQFLRERGDLAEGDSKTPLTTTTAFNMSQLQALRALSTSLRNIMPDLKDPSDIEDGLEKNKSWRRERMEYVESATRKHLEHVRGLELGKDGEVRDGEWQGEGRKFAMGEVEGLERVVSALGAGSEESAEQDDPDAMDES; this is translated from the exons ATGAGTT CGTCAGACGCGTCTTCCGGACCGCAAAGTCGCACCCCTCCCCCGACCACGACCCCCTTCCAACAGACCATTCGGAAGCCTTCGGCCATCATGGCCCAACCGAACATCATCGACGTTGAGCTTTTGACGGAACACCTTGGGTATGCACCGATT TCGCTGctcgacagcatcatcaacaaTGTCAACGCAGTGGCCGACAAGACGCTCGACCGCGTCGAACAGGGCCTCTCGAGAGCGCCCCCGAAAGCACTCGGGTTCGAGAAGGCGCTGAAGCAGAGGAAGCCTCCCCCGGGTGCgtcggtcgacgtcgaggagacggcgaaGCTCGAAatcatcgacggcgtccacAAGCTCGAGACTCTGCTGTGTGCGGCCATCGACAAGAACTTTGACAAGTACGAGCTCTACGTGATGCGGAacatcctcggcatccagCCCAGCCACCGCAATTGGATGCGCCTCGCCCACTACAACGGTCTCGAGTTCGACGTCGCCCGCGAGGACGCACCCACGAGGGAGAGCGTGGACGCGCTCAGGAAGAAGCTGCAGGCGAGCCAGCGGCTGAACGTGATGCTGCACGCGGAGCAGGCCAAGAAcgcggcgctgctggcgaAGCTGCGCGGGGTCATGGGCGGTAAGCCCGCCGGCCCGCGGGCTTCGCTGGTggaggtcaaggtcgagggGGCGGACGACGGGGCGCCGCTCCAGTTCCTACGCGAAAGAGGTGATCTCGCCGAGGGTGACTCCAAGACGCCgctcacgacgacgacggcgttcAACATGTCGCAGCTGCAGGCGCTACGGGCGCTGTCGACGTCGCTGCGTAACATCATGCCGGACCTGAAGGACCCGTCCGACATCGAGGATGGGCTGGAAAAGAACAAGAGTTGGAGACGGGAGAGGATGGAGTACGTCGAGAGTGCGACACGAAAGCATCTCGAGCACGTGCGAGGTTTGGAGTTGGggaaggacggcgaggtccgcgacggcgagTGGCAGGGCGAGGGGAGGAAGTTTGCCatgggcgaggtcgaggggcTGGAACGCGTGGTTTCTGCGCTGGGGGCAGGGTCAGAAGAGTCTGCCGAGCAAGACGATCCCGATGCGATGGATGAATCATGA
- a CDS encoding Putative tetratricopeptide-like helical domain superfamily has translation MLASRTVCAQCRPRLLPSAATLGTIRPSSTASFPAAAAAAATTTATANPARPTAQPRHVRPYNIPPKRSADGDQSARQRALDLFEETISSEPRASPVTSQDVNQLYRLADELDTITQNKKGLPEAEVAVKTYELISTRILPALRASGSPLPTVVKTKATLAVHQIANVKFSNIDNADLPSTAGICKVYADLGNLRVVKRLELINSLLRAIVSSPSGSGTRCVEERLLDDLVECWKHFSGMRRANSGLASEAKFWLTTRPDMRGVEQPVRLFRALFPLFAINELRGSGAALVTTFVLLSESRHMLTRAKEEAQPLLEALDPIVKRFDQEMLRQMFEGYPELWSHVQPRADWRVTRMTHEAWKEPGTPPVESSPNRARSPGLFSYAQWHKRFDVAFRSNDHAAAQQAWRDLIDPANDAHRAQRLRDSPELLDYILFLTCSKWAVDAEGFSKMTANVLAYMREVESAPTIRTYTSMMKGWKQARRLDPIEKLWASITASGVRLDEHIWTTRIAALGHLSHEKAGLAALKEMETVWNTAVKKGTQSTAVEPGIASVNAAISGLLKQDRMEVIRAVLAWAIERGIEPNIFTYNMLLARMLKKGASDEADRILSSMRSAGLAPDAATFTIILEAALEDLPDQTPAEQRETIDKVFSEMAACGIEPNQEAFAKMLHVLVKAGDAAEHSVAAVLAQLRSTGMQPSTEICTILVEYYANRERPDLDSLRALVADRRSRTRALTDRVFWESVIKHYHRAGDLDSALEIVYDLDDWGIWPALPLLEPLLRELIRRQDWDGAKMLVDTVRKQARPQAAAGNKGGRYWSHGFWAAAKDYELF, from the coding sequence atgctggcgtcgaggacggtATGCGCCCAGTGCCGTCCGAGGCTTCTGCCCAGCGCAGCGACCCTCGGAACGATCCGACCGAGTTCGACCGCGAGCTttccagccgccgccgccgccgccgccaccaccaccgcgacCGCGAACCCCGCGAGACCGACGGCCCAGCCTCGGCACGTCAGGCCATATAACATACCGCCGAAACgcagcgccgacggcgaccagaGCGCGAGGCAGAGGGCGCTGGACCTCTTCGAAGAGACCATCAGCAGCGAACCGCGGGCGTCGCCGGTGACGAGCCAAGATGTCAACCAGCTCTACCGGCTCGCCGACGAACTCGACACGATCACGCAGAACAAGAAGGGGctgcccgaggcggaggTTGCAGTAAAAACATACGAGCTGATATCGACGAGAATTCTTCCGGCATTACGGGCTTCGGGCTCCCCGTTGCCAACGGTTGTCAAGACGAAAGCAACCCTGGCCGTACACCAGATCGCGAATGTCAAGTTTTCGAATATCGACAATGCGGACCTGCCCAGCACTGCCGGAATCTGCAAGGTCTACGCCGACCTGGGCAACTTGAGAGTGGTGAAGAGATTGGAGCTCATAAACAGCCTCCTGCGGGCAATAGTGTCGTCCCCGTCCGGGTCGGGGACCCGGTGCGTCGAGGAACGGCTGCTGGACGATCTTGTGGAATGCTGGAAACACTTTTCGGGCATGAGGCGCGCCAACAGCGGCTTGGCCTCGGAGGCAAAGTTCTGGCTCACCACCAGGCCCGACATGCGAGGGGTCGAGCAGCCCGTCAGGCTCTTCCGCGCCCTGTTCCCCTTGTTTGCAATCAACGAGCTGCggggcagcggcgccgccctcgtgaCCACGTTCGTCCTGCTCTCCGAGTCCAGGCACATGCTGACCagggcgaaggaggaggcgCAGCCGCTGCTGGAAGCATTGGACCCCATCGTGAAGCGATTCGACCAGGAGATGCTGCGTCAGATGTTTGAGGGCTACCCCGAACTGTGGAGCCACGTCCAGCCCAGGGCAGACTGGCGGGTGACGCGAATGACACACGAGGCCTGGAAAGAGCCGGGCACGCCTCCCGTCGAGAGCAGCCCGAACCGTGCCCGGTCGCCGGGGCTCTTCTCGTATGCTCAGTGGCACAAGCGGTTCGACGTGGCATTCCGTTCGAACGACCacgcggcggcgcagcaggccTGGAGGGACCTCATCGATCCTGCGAACGACGCCCACCGCGCCCAGAGACTGCGCGACTCCCCCGAGCTGCTCGACTACATCCTGTTCCTCACCTGCAGCAAATGGGCCGTGGACGCCGAGGGCTTCTCCAAGATGACTGCCAACGTGTTGGCGTACATGAGGGAGGTGGAGTCCGCACCGACGATCAGGACCTACacgtcgatgatgaagggCTGGAAGCAAGCCAGGCGGCTGGACCCGATCGAGAAGCTGTGGGCCTCCATCACGGCGTCGGGGGTGAGGCTGGACGAGCACATCTGGACGACCAGGATAGCGGCGCTTGGCCATCTGAGCCACGAAAAGGCGGGGctggcggcgttgaaggagatggagacggTGTGGAACACGGCCGTGAAGAAGGGCACTCAGAGCACCGCGGTCGAACCCGGGATCGCGAGTGTGAACGCGGCCATCTCCGGGCTGCTCAAGCAGGACCGCATGGAGGTGATCCGCGCGGTGCTGGCGTGGGCGATAGAGAGGGGCATCGAGCCCAACATCTTCACGTACAACATGCTCCTGGCGCGGATGCTCAAGAAGGGCGCCTCCGACGAGGCGGACAGGATCCTCTCCAGCATGCGGAGCGCAGGCTTGgcccccgacgccgccaccttCACAATCATCCTCGAGGCGGCCCTCGAGGATCTGCCCGACCAGACGCCCGCGGAGCAGCGGGAGACCATCGACAAGGTCTTCTCGGAGATGGCCGCCTGCGGCATCGAGCCCAACCAGGAGGCGTTCGCCAAGATGCTCcacgtcctcgtcaaggccggcgacgccgcggagCACTCGGTGGCCGCCGTTCTCGCCCAGCTGCGCAGCACCGGCATGCAGCCGTCGACCGAGATCTGCACGATCCTGGTCGAGTACTACGCCAACCGCGAGCGGCCGGACCTCGACTCCctccgcgccctcgtcgccgaccgCCGGTCCCGCACGCGCGCCCTGACGGACCGCGTCTTCTGGGAGAGCGTCATCAAGCACTACCaccgcgccggcgacctggacAGCGCGCTGGAGATCGTGTACGATCTGGACGACTGGGGTATCTGGCCTGCGCTCCCGCTGCTGGAGCCCCTGTTGCGGGAGCTGATCCGGAGGCAGGACTGGGACGGCGCCAAGATGTTGGTCGACACGGTTCGCAAGCAGGCCCGAccccaggcggcggcggggaacAAGGGCGGACGATACTGGAGCCACGGGTTCTGGGCTGCCGCCAAGGATTACGAGCTGTTTTGA
- a CDS encoding Putative peptidase M14, carboxypeptidase A, with amino-acid sequence MMKLTVALVLAPLVAVSALRPGGDRAPRDDKVSYDGYQVYRVSTANAPRDLSRLSSFPTIDQNGFVEVAVPPHEIDTFKSLDLDKQLLDEDLGRLIKAEATAEKPPFLTKRGELPSLSWFDSYHAYDDHVQYWKDLHAAFPDNSEWLDIGSSYEGRNIFGLRLWGGEDTGVKPIVLWHGTVHAREWITTLTVEYLTYQLIDGYKSGDQNVTAFFDAYDFYIVPFHNPDGFVYSQTTDRLWRKNRQPRSNTTCVGTDGNRNWNYEWDYPVVGGIVSTNPCDEIFRGRCPGDTPENIALSALSRELAAKPGGIRLFIDWHSYSQLILLPWGFSCEPEVLPENLQAQRDVGAGYAAAIKATSGEEYQVGPSCEVLYNSTGSARDFHHGALNATYSWSVELRPKSGSGGSGFILPPEFILPTGKEHWEGIKYVLGVVG; translated from the exons ATGATGAAGCTTACCGttgccctcgtcctcgccccgCTTGTTGCCGTATCTGCTCTGCGGCCGGGTGGTGATAGGGCACCGCGTGATGACAAGGTCAGCTATGACGGCTACCAGGTGTACCGTGTGTCGACAGCCAACGCGCCGAGAGATCTTTCGCGATTGAGCTCGTTCCCGACCATTGACCAAAACGGCTTCGTTGAGGTGGCGGTCCCTCCCCATGAGATCGATACCTTCAAGTCGCTGGACCTCGACAAGCAGCTCTtggacgaggacctcggcagGCTGATCAAAGCTGAGGCcacggccgagaagccccCGTTCCTGACCAAGCGCGGCGAGCTGCCCTCGTTGAGCTGGTTTGACTCGTATCACGCCTACGACGACCACGTCCAGTACTGGAAGGACCTCCACGCCGCATTCCCGGACAACTCGGAGTGGCTGGACATTGGGTCGTCGTACGAGGGCCGCAATATCTTTGGGCTCCGTCTTTGGGGCGGCGAAGACACGGGGGTCAAGCCCATCGTCCTATGGCACGGCACCGTCCACGCCAGAGAATGGATCACGACGCTG ACCGTCGAGTACCTGACCTACCAGCTCATCGACGGATACAAATCCGGAGACCAGAACGTcacggccttcttcgacgcCTACGACTTTTACATTGTGCCCTTCCACAACCCCGACG GCTTTGTGTACAGCCAGACCACGGATCGGCTCTGGCGCAAGAACCGCCAGCCGCGCTCCAACACGACGTGCGTCGGCACCGACGGCAACCGCAACTGGAACTACGAGTGGGACTACCCCGTCGTGGGCGGCATCGTTTCCACCAACCCCTGCGACGAGATCTTCCGCGGCCGGTGCCCCGGCGACACGCCCGAGAACATTGCCCTCTCGGCCCTCTCCCGCGAGCTGGCCGCCAAGCCCGGCGGCATCCGCCTCTTCATCGACTGGCACAGCTACTCGCAGCTCATCCTGCTCCCCTGGGGCTTCTCGTGCGAGCCCGAGGTCCTGCCCGAGAACCTGCAGGCGCAgcgcgacgtcggcgccgggtATGCGGCCGCCATCAAGGCGACGAGCGGGGAGGAGTACCAGGTCGGCCCCTCGTGCGAGGTCCTGTACAACTCGACCGGGTCCGCGAGGGACTTCCACCACGGCGCGCTCAACGCGACGTACTCGTGGAGTGTCGAACTGAGGCCCAAGAGCGGGTCGGGCGGGTCTGGGTTCATCTTGCCGCCCGAGTTCATCCTGCCGACGGGCAAGGAGCACTGGGAGGGCATTAAGTACGTCCTCGGCGTGGTCGGTTAA
- a CDS encoding Putative glutathione S-transferase, Thioredoxin-like superfamily, glutathione transferase family: MTSEQKPKVKLYWLEQSRAQNILWLLEELKVDYEVEVFHRNKQTLLAPPELAKIHPLGKSPVIDIFPTGSGESITLAESGYMTQYLCEHFGQDTNLIPKKWKDGQEGKLGGETEGYSRCQYLLHYVEGSLLPVLTLSLVIGALKSDNVPFFVRPITSVVANKIFSMMVFPNAKKHLALIDQMLETSPNGGKYLCGEHLSAADILLSFALIAAEPRFDTLGSWPGGSARAAHPRVFEYIDRLKKEPGYERSAQKIREIDGKFEATISKM, encoded by the exons ATGACGTCCGAGCAGAAGCCCAAGGTCAAGCTCTACTG GCTTGAACAGTCCAGAGCACAGAACATCCTGTggctcctcgaggagctcaaggtCGACTACGAGGTCGAGGTCTTCCATCGGAACAAGCAGACCCTCCTGGCGCCCCCcgagctcgccaagatcCATCCCTTGGGCAAGTCGCCCGTGATTGACATCTTCCCCACCGGCTCTGGCGAGTCCATCacgctggccgagagcggctACATGACCCAGTACCTGTGCGAGCACTTTGGCCAGGACACCAACCTCATTCCCAAGAAGTGGAAGGATGGCCAGGAGGGAAAGCTGGGTGGCGAGACGGAGGGGTACTCGAGGTGCCAGTACCTCCTCCACTACGTCGAGGGAAGTCTGCTGCCTGTCCTGACTCTGTCTCTTGTCATTGGAG CCCTCAAATCCGACAACGTGCCCTTCTTTGTGCGCCCCATCACTTCGGTGGTCGCCAACAAGATCTTCAGCATGATGGTCTTCCCCAATGCCAAGAAGCACCTTGCCCTGATCGACCAGATGCTCGAGACGTCGCCCAACGGCGGCAAGTACCTCTGCGGCGAGCACCTGTCGGCCGCCGACATCCTCCTCAGCTTCGCCCTCATCGCGGCGGAGCCCCGTTTCGACACGCTGGGCAGCTGGCCCGGCGGTTCCGCCCGGGCAGCGCACCCGCGCGTGTTTGAGTACATTGACCGACTCAAGAAGGAGCCTGGATATGAGCGCTCGGCGCAGAAGATCCGAGAAATCGACGGCAAGTTTGAggccaccatctccaagATGTAG
- a CDS encoding Putative Sin3 associated polypeptide p18, producing MASVKRDETTPFLLQVFYKTGSFHRTDEFASRSLPPALSVYTWSDCTLAELAGQIVANDPSLLPSPSVGSRLAFRLIYPDTRHTAAPSSTHHTQIPAPRFMVKDLGSVVLGDGAAAAIPAAAAAGEEGAGDIRMAESTATVADDTAKDKTLGDAKFVVGDYISCAILPPLPDGSVAPALTARNDRTAGPFSARGGLGGLAPQGPRRDAAFGGRQARDRDRRRPGFGNDAFPEGEWRRGERLPEDPPDRSWGRGRRQDRW from the exons ATGGCGTCGGTCAAGCGGGACGAGACTACGCCGTTCCTTCTCCAGGTTTTCTACAAAACCGGTTCATTTCACAG AACAGATGAGTTCGCCTCAAGAAGCCTGCCGCCCGCACTGTCTGTCTACACCTGGTCCGACTGCACcctggccgagctcgcgGGGCAGATCGTCGCCAATGACCCGTCGCTGCTGCCGAGTCCATCCGTGGGCTCACGGCTGGCTTTCCGCCTGATCTACCCCGATACCCGACACACTGCCGCGCCATCCAGCACACACCACACGCAGATACCGGCCCCCCGATTCATGGTTAAGGACCTCGGGAGCGTCGTGTTAGGCGACGGTGCCGCAGCTgccatccccgccgccgccgccgccggggaggagggggcagGAGACATCCGCATGGCCGAAAGCACGGCGACAGTGGCCGACGACACGGCCAAGGACAAGACACTCGGCGACGCCAAGTTTGTGGTGGGAGACTACATCTCGTGCGCTAttctgccgccgctgcctgACGGCTCGGTGGCCCCGGCGCTCACGGCCAGGAACGACAGGACTGCAGGGCCGTTCAGTGCAAggggcgggctgggcgggCTTGCTCCGCAGGGGCCGCGTCGGGACGCTGCGTTTGGCGGGAGACAGGCGCGCGACAGAGACCGACGGCGCCCCGGGTTCGGAAACGACGCGTTCCCCGAAGGAgagtggaggaggggcgaGAGGCTGCCGGAGGATCCTCCCGACAGGTCTTGGGGCAGAGGACGTAGACAGGACAGATGGTGA